A window from gamma proteobacterium SS-5 encodes these proteins:
- the dnaJ gene encoding molecular chaperone DnaJ, protein MSKRDLYEILGLQKNAGEDEIKKAYRRLAMKFHPDRNTGDKSADAERQFKEVKEAYEVLSNPQKRAAYDQFGHAGVDPSMGGGRGGAGYSGAGGASFSDIFGDVFGDIFGAGGGRRGGPNRGADLRYNLELSLEEAVSGTTVKIRVPTFVSCAACGGSGAKKGSSPKTCPTCAGLGQVRMQQGFFSVQQTCPRCHGRGQVIEDPCPSCHGQGRVQEQKTLSVKVPPGVDTGDRIRLAGEGEAGEAGGPAGDLYVQVAVKEHPIFTREDAHLFCEVPISFGTAALGGELHVPTLDGRVLLKIPAGTQTGKIFRMRGKGVKPVRGNVPGDLLCKVVVETPVNLTNEQKELLRRLEESCKGRGSQHSPQSEGWMDKVKGFFEKMGL, encoded by the coding sequence ATGTCCAAACGCGATTTATACGAAATACTGGGTCTGCAGAAGAACGCCGGCGAGGATGAGATCAAGAAGGCCTATCGCCGTCTGGCGATGAAGTTTCACCCGGACCGTAATACCGGTGACAAGTCGGCCGATGCCGAGCGCCAGTTCAAGGAGGTCAAGGAGGCCTACGAGGTACTCTCCAACCCACAGAAGCGGGCCGCCTACGATCAGTTTGGTCATGCCGGGGTCGATCCCTCCATGGGCGGAGGCCGGGGTGGAGCGGGCTACAGCGGTGCCGGTGGGGCCAGCTTCAGCGATATCTTCGGCGATGTATTCGGCGATATCTTTGGTGCCGGCGGCGGTCGTCGCGGTGGCCCCAACCGGGGTGCCGACCTGCGCTACAACCTGGAGCTGAGCCTGGAAGAGGCGGTGTCTGGCACCACGGTGAAGATACGCGTGCCCACCTTTGTCAGCTGTGCTGCCTGTGGCGGCAGCGGGGCGAAAAAGGGCAGCAGCCCGAAGACCTGCCCCACCTGCGCCGGCCTGGGTCAGGTGCGCATGCAGCAGGGCTTTTTCTCGGTGCAGCAGACCTGCCCACGCTGTCACGGCCGGGGCCAGGTGATCGAAGACCCCTGTCCCAGCTGTCACGGCCAGGGCCGGGTGCAGGAGCAGAAGACCCTGTCGGTCAAGGTGCCGCCGGGGGTGGATACGGGCGACCGCATCCGTCTGGCGGGCGAGGGCGAGGCGGGCGAGGCCGGTGGTCCCGCAGGCGATCTCTACGTGCAGGTGGCGGTCAAGGAACATCCCATCTTCACCCGTGAAGACGCCCACCTGTTCTGCGAGGTGCCCATTTCCTTTGGTACAGCGGCCCTTGGCGGCGAGTTGCACGTCCCTACCCTGGATGGCCGGGTATTGCTGAAGATCCCCGCCGGCACCCAGACCGGCAAGATCTTCCGTATGCGCGGCAAGGGGGTCAAGCCGGTACGCGGCAACGTCCCCGGCGACCTGCTGTGCAAGGTGGTGGTGGAGACCCCGGTGAATCTCACCAACGAGCAAAAGGAACTGCTGCGCCGACTGGAAGAGAGCTGCAAGGGCCGCGGCAGCCAGCACAGCCCCCAGTCCGAAGGCTGGATGGATAAGGTCAAGGGCTTCTTCGAAAAGATGGGTTTGTAA
- the dapB gene encoding 4-hydroxy-tetrahydrodipicolinate reductase, which produces MTRIAIVGAAGRMGRSLIQAVSETDGLSLGAATERPGSSLIGTDAGELAGVGKLGVSIVDDLTPVVDDFDLLIDFTSPAPTLEHLKVCRAHGKPMVIGTTGLDEVQKTAIHSAAEDIGIVFAPNMSVGVNLCLKLLQLTAGVMGEGADIEIIEAHHRHKVDAPSGTALRMGEVVADALGRDLKQVAVYGREGQTGARDPKTIGFETIRAGDVVGEHSVWFATEGERVEIVHKASSRMTFAKGAVRAAGWLMRQERGLYDMQDVLGLRAQ; this is translated from the coding sequence ATGACACGAATTGCGATTGTGGGCGCCGCTGGGCGCATGGGGCGGAGTTTGATCCAGGCGGTGAGCGAGACCGATGGCCTGAGCCTGGGCGCGGCCACCGAGCGGCCTGGTTCCAGTCTGATCGGTACCGATGCCGGTGAGCTGGCTGGGGTTGGCAAGCTAGGCGTCAGCATCGTCGATGATCTGACCCCTGTGGTGGATGACTTTGACCTGCTCATCGACTTCACCTCACCAGCGCCGACCCTGGAGCACCTGAAGGTCTGCCGCGCCCATGGTAAGCCCATGGTGATAGGCACCACCGGGCTGGATGAGGTGCAAAAGACTGCCATCCACAGCGCCGCCGAGGACATAGGCATAGTCTTTGCCCCCAACATGAGCGTGGGCGTCAATCTCTGCCTCAAGCTGTTGCAGTTGACCGCAGGGGTGATGGGCGAGGGGGCCGATATCGAGATCATCGAGGCCCATCACCGGCACAAGGTCGATGCCCCCTCCGGCACCGCTCTGCGCATGGGCGAAGTGGTGGCCGATGCCCTGGGGCGGGATCTCAAGCAGGTGGCCGTGTATGGCCGCGAGGGCCAGACCGGTGCCCGTGACCCCAAGACCATTGGCTTTGAGACCATCCGCGCCGGTGACGTGGTGGGCGAGCACAGCGTTTGGTTCGCCACCGAGGGCGAGCGGGTGGAGATCGTCCACAAGGCCTCCAGCCGCATGACCTTCGCCAAGGGCGCGGTGCGTGCCGCTGGCTGGCTGATGCGACAGGAGCGGGGCCTGTACGACATGCAGGATGTGCTGGGGCTTAGGGCCCAATAA
- the dnaK gene encoding molecular chaperone DnaK → MGKIIGIDLGTTNSCVAVMEGDKVKVIENSEGDRTTPSIIAYTSDDEVLVGQSAKRQAVTNPKNTLFAIKRLIGRRFDDPMVTKDKDMVAYRIVKADNSDAWVEVNGNKMAPPEISAKVLQKMKKTAEDYLGEKVSEAVITVPAYFNDSQRQATKDAGRIAGLEVKRIINEPTAAALAYGMDKKRGDQKIAVYDLGGGTFDISIIEIAEIDGEHQFEVLSTNGDTFLGGEDFDMRIIDFLVAEFKHDQGVDLKNDPLALQRLKEAAEKAKIELSSGQQTDVNLPYITADASGPKHMNIKLSRSKLEQLVEELVDRTIEPCKVALKDAGVSAADIDEVILVGGQTRMPKVQEKVKAFFGKEPRKDVNPDEAVAMGAAIQGGVLGGEVKDVLLLDVTPLSLGIETLGGVMTKLIEKNTTIPTSASQTFSTADDNQTAVTVHVLQGEREMASANKSLGRFDLTDIPPAPRGMPQVEVTFDIDANGIMHVSAKDKATGKEQSIRITASSGLSDAEIDKMVKDAEAHAEEDKQFHELVAARNQADTMIHATKKSMEELGEDKLEAGEKSSIENAIKELEEAMKGSDKDAIEAKTKVLTEASGKMAERLYSQQGAQSGAQPGAAGGDEPPPPPGGGDDVVDAEFEEVKDDKK, encoded by the coding sequence ATGGGCAAGATTATTGGTATCGACCTGGGCACCACCAACTCCTGCGTGGCAGTGATGGAGGGTGACAAGGTCAAGGTAATAGAAAACAGCGAGGGTGACCGCACCACCCCGTCCATCATCGCCTATACCAGCGATGACGAGGTGCTGGTTGGGCAGAGCGCCAAGCGCCAAGCGGTGACCAATCCGAAGAATACCCTGTTCGCCATCAAGCGCCTGATCGGCCGCCGGTTCGATGACCCCATGGTGACCAAGGACAAGGATATGGTGGCCTACAGGATCGTCAAGGCAGACAACAGCGATGCCTGGGTCGAGGTCAACGGCAACAAGATGGCACCGCCGGAGATCTCCGCCAAGGTATTGCAGAAGATGAAGAAGACCGCCGAGGACTACCTGGGCGAGAAGGTCAGCGAGGCGGTGATCACGGTGCCGGCCTACTTCAACGACTCCCAGCGTCAGGCCACCAAGGATGCCGGCCGCATCGCCGGGCTGGAGGTCAAACGTATCATCAACGAGCCTACCGCTGCGGCCCTGGCCTACGGCATGGACAAGAAGCGTGGTGACCAGAAGATCGCGGTCTATGACCTGGGTGGCGGCACCTTTGATATCTCCATCATCGAGATCGCCGAGATCGATGGCGAGCACCAGTTCGAGGTGCTCTCCACCAACGGCGATACCTTCCTCGGTGGGGAAGACTTCGACATGCGCATCATCGATTTCCTCGTCGCCGAGTTCAAGCACGACCAGGGCGTGGATCTGAAGAACGATCCCCTGGCCCTGCAGCGCCTGAAAGAGGCGGCGGAAAAGGCCAAGATCGAGCTGTCCAGCGGTCAGCAGACGGATGTCAATCTGCCCTACATCACCGCCGATGCCAGCGGCCCCAAGCACATGAACATCAAGCTGTCCCGTTCCAAGCTGGAGCAACTGGTGGAAGAGTTGGTGGATCGCACCATCGAGCCCTGCAAGGTGGCGCTGAAGGATGCAGGGGTATCGGCGGCCGATATCGATGAGGTGATCCTGGTCGGTGGTCAGACCCGTATGCCCAAGGTGCAGGAGAAGGTCAAGGCCTTCTTTGGCAAGGAGCCGCGCAAGGACGTCAACCCGGATGAGGCGGTGGCCATGGGCGCGGCCATCCAGGGCGGCGTGCTCGGCGGCGAGGTGAAGGACGTGCTGTTGCTGGACGTGACCCCGCTGTCCCTGGGCATAGAGACCCTGGGCGGGGTGATGACCAAGCTGATTGAAAAGAACACCACCATCCCGACCTCGGCCTCGCAGACCTTCTCCACCGCCGATGACAACCAAACTGCGGTAACCGTGCACGTACTCCAGGGCGAGCGCGAGATGGCCAGCGCCAACAAATCCCTGGGTCGGTTCGATTTGACCGACATCCCGCCGGCACCGCGCGGCATGCCCCAGGTGGAGGTCACTTTCGATATCGATGCCAACGGTATCATGCACGTCTCCGCCAAGGACAAGGCCACCGGCAAGGAGCAGTCGATCCGCATCACCGCCTCCTCTGGGCTGAGTGACGCCGAGATCGACAAAATGGTGAAGGACGCCGAGGCCCATGCCGAGGAGGACAAGCAGTTCCACGAACTGGTAGCGGCGCGCAATCAGGCCGACACCATGATCCACGCAACCAAGAAATCCATGGAGGAACTGGGCGAGGACAAGCTGGAGGCCGGCGAGAAGAGCAGCATCGAAAACGCCATCAAGGAACTGGAAGAGGCGATGAAGGGCAGCGACAAGGACGCAATCGAGGCCAAGACCAAGGTGCTCACCGAGGCCTCCGGCAAAATGGCCGAGCGGCTGTATTCACAGCAGGGGGCACAATCGGGGGCCCAGCCGGGCGCGGCCGGTGGTGATGAGCCGCCGCCACCCCCGGGAGGCGGCGACGACGTGGTCGATGCCGAGTTCGAAGAGGTCAAAGACGACAAGAAATAA
- a CDS encoding flagellar hook-length control protein FliK, whose amino-acid sequence MSVQSSQLPSFTQPVAEARPRETPQVRERDNDEFSGLMKEQQVKKRDEVEPAQRKEPAAEREDVRAREPVEERETLADKGKDLPSEKKESAGAEDGSGQGSNEDAPRLATEEPEEGDEGPGEPASIDALLGQLRALEKDTTEGEPGLTPGSLLTDIKGEPGLTPGSLLTDAEGATGLTPGPLLADAQAQRGDSPLTEQALAAQQLDTSIPSALSLAGSAALSAPELTGQTQLQGQAQSLFQRLQGDLLNNASNPTTSLNTASWASQLQALQEADGKGFDDLMQRGFSGFRDPSGSLLGPQLGGDEALKGFNQIMSQMNAARPAAAASAALETAASTTQQPRPLEVPVGSKQWGEGVGERIQWMMNRGMDQAQIRLNPQHLGPLEIRLSMTNDQANVSIMAQHAITRDAIEQSLPRLREMLQDANLNLGNVDVGQREAAPQREQAQRDQGPDGRGFGEDGDELLDGDEELTANTAPRQKLGLISEFA is encoded by the coding sequence ATGTCTGTACAATCCAGCCAACTGCCAAGCTTTACCCAACCCGTTGCCGAGGCGCGCCCGAGGGAGACGCCCCAGGTGCGCGAGCGGGACAACGACGAGTTCTCCGGCCTGATGAAGGAACAGCAGGTCAAAAAAAGGGATGAAGTAGAACCGGCACAGCGCAAGGAACCTGCCGCCGAACGGGAAGATGTCCGGGCCAGGGAGCCTGTCGAGGAAAGGGAAACCCTTGCCGACAAGGGCAAGGATTTGCCGTCCGAGAAGAAAGAGTCGGCAGGGGCTGAAGACGGCAGCGGGCAAGGGAGCAATGAAGATGCTCCAAGACTTGCCACGGAAGAGCCTGAAGAAGGAGATGAGGGGCCTGGCGAACCGGCCAGCATCGACGCCTTGCTTGGGCAATTGCGTGCCTTGGAAAAGGACACAACCGAGGGCGAACCCGGCCTGACGCCGGGGTCTTTGCTGACTGATATCAAGGGCGAACCCGGCCTGACGCCGGGGTCTTTGCTGACTGATGCCGAGGGCGCAACAGGCCTGACGCCGGGGCCCTTGCTGGCGGATGCCCAGGCCCAGCGTGGCGATAGCCCCTTGACTGAACAGGCGCTGGCGGCCCAGCAGCTGGATACTTCTATCCCAAGCGCTCTTTCCCTTGCCGGATCGGCGGCCCTGTCGGCCCCCGAGCTGACCGGTCAGACCCAACTTCAAGGCCAGGCACAGTCCCTGTTCCAGCGGCTGCAAGGGGATTTGCTTAACAATGCCAGCAATCCCACAACAAGCCTGAATACCGCCAGTTGGGCCAGCCAGTTGCAAGCCCTGCAAGAGGCCGATGGCAAGGGTTTCGATGACCTGATGCAGCGCGGTTTCAGCGGCTTCCGCGACCCTTCAGGCAGCCTGTTGGGGCCACAGTTGGGAGGCGATGAGGCCCTCAAGGGCTTCAACCAGATCATGAGCCAAATGAACGCCGCCCGTCCCGCAGCGGCAGCAAGCGCCGCGCTGGAGACAGCGGCCAGCACCACGCAACAGCCGCGCCCGCTGGAGGTGCCCGTCGGCTCCAAGCAATGGGGCGAGGGGGTGGGCGAGCGCATCCAGTGGATGATGAACCGGGGCATGGATCAGGCGCAGATCCGCCTCAATCCCCAGCACCTGGGTCCGCTGGAAATCCGACTCTCGATGACCAATGACCAGGCCAACGTCAGCATCATGGCGCAACACGCCATCACCCGGGATGCCATAGAACAAAGCCTGCCACGCCTGCGGGAAATGCTGCAAGACGCCAACCTCAACCTGGGCAATGTGGACGTCGGCCAGCGCGAGGCGGCCCCCCAGCGGGAGCAGGCCCAGCGCGACCAGGGCCCGGATGGGCGTGGCTTTGGCGAGGACGGCGATGAACTCCTTGACGGCGATGAGGAATTGACCGCCAACACAGCCCCCCGGCAGAAGCTGGGCCTGATCAGCGAGTTTGCCTGA
- a CDS encoding MBL fold metallo-hydrolase, which translates to MRFRFWGVRGSIPTPGERTVRYGGNTTCIEVRGDDNELVVLDGGTGIFQLAQTLFAEFPIKIHVFITHTHWDHIQGLPMFVPIFVPGNEVILHGARDIVAGRGVKDVLERQMDYAFFPVKESELNARIRYVDLQPHGEPIQVGSMQISYMLMNHPVLNFAYRIECQGKVLVFTGDHEWDYNIYDPEDEEFADFQAIIDEKRQTIIDFFRGADVLIIDTAYTEEEYPKRKGWGHGTFDASIRAAREAQVKRCYLTHHEPTRSDEALEQIFAAAMERNRVGPSDPEFHLAQEGLSLSL; encoded by the coding sequence TTGCGTTTCAGATTTTGGGGTGTACGCGGGTCCATACCGACCCCAGGGGAGCGGACGGTCCGCTACGGCGGCAATACCACCTGCATCGAGGTGCGCGGGGATGACAACGAACTGGTGGTGCTGGATGGCGGTACCGGTATCTTCCAGCTGGCGCAGACCCTGTTTGCCGAATTTCCCATCAAAATTCATGTTTTCATCACCCACACCCACTGGGATCACATCCAGGGTCTGCCCATGTTCGTGCCCATCTTTGTGCCCGGCAACGAGGTGATTCTGCATGGTGCCCGGGATATAGTCGCTGGCCGGGGGGTCAAGGATGTATTGGAGCGGCAGATGGATTATGCCTTTTTTCCAGTCAAGGAGAGTGAACTTAACGCCCGCATCCGCTATGTGGACCTGCAACCCCATGGCGAGCCGATTCAGGTGGGCAGCATGCAGATCAGCTACATGCTGATGAATCATCCGGTGCTGAATTTTGCCTACCGCATCGAGTGCCAGGGCAAGGTCCTGGTGTTCACCGGCGACCACGAATGGGACTACAACATCTACGACCCGGAGGACGAGGAGTTTGCCGACTTTCAGGCCATCATCGACGAAAAGCGCCAGACCATCATCGATTTCTTCCGTGGTGCCGATGTCCTGATCATAGACACCGCCTATACCGAAGAGGAATACCCCAAGCGCAAGGGCTGGGGCCATGGCACCTTTGATGCCAGCATCCGCGCCGCCCGCGAGGCACAGGTCAAGCGCTGCTATCTCACCCACCACGAGCCCACCCGCTCCGACGAGGCCTTGGAGCAGATCTTCGCCGCCGCCATGGAGCGCAACCGGGTAGGGCCGTCAGACCCCGAATTCCACCTGGCCCAGGAGGGCCTGAGCCTCAGTCTCTGA
- the grpE gene encoding nucleotide exchange factor GrpE: MSEQQQQEKGPETPAQEPMTEPVEMEQASPETLRTDVPLGAEAQTGDDVERQLQEANAKAQEHLDKLMRVVAEMDNLRKRHERDLESAHKFALDGFAKELLQVRDSLELGYQAAQDEQAQVQTLREGTELTLKLMADVMQKFGIEQIDPIGQPFNPEQHQAMQMMPSAEHEPNSVVQVVQKGYLLNGRMLRPAMVIVSANA; this comes from the coding sequence ATGAGCGAACAACAGCAGCAAGAGAAAGGACCTGAGACCCCGGCCCAGGAGCCAATGACTGAACCGGTGGAGATGGAACAGGCCAGCCCCGAGACCCTGCGGACCGATGTCCCGCTGGGGGCTGAGGCCCAGACCGGTGATGATGTCGAGCGACAACTGCAAGAGGCCAATGCCAAGGCCCAGGAGCATCTGGACAAGCTGATGCGGGTGGTGGCGGAGATGGATAACCTGCGCAAGCGCCATGAGCGGGATCTGGAGAGTGCCCACAAATTCGCCCTGGATGGCTTTGCCAAGGAGTTGCTGCAGGTGCGCGACAGTCTGGAGTTGGGTTATCAGGCCGCCCAGGATGAACAGGCCCAGGTGCAGACACTGCGCGAGGGTACCGAGCTGACCCTGAAGCTGATGGCCGATGTGATGCAGAAGTTCGGCATCGAACAGATCGATCCCATCGGCCAGCCCTTCAACCCGGAACAACACCAGGCCATGCAGATGATGCCCAGTGCCGAGCACGAGCCCAACAGCGTGGTACAGGTGGTACAGAAGGGCTATCTGCTCAATGGCCGCATGCTGCGCCCGGCGATGGTGATTGTCAGCGCGAATGCTTGA